The proteins below are encoded in one region of Zerene cesonia ecotype Mississippi chromosome 10, Zerene_cesonia_1.1, whole genome shotgun sequence:
- the LOC119829242 gene encoding uncharacterized protein LOC119829242, with protein sequence MTNISSSILILITILFKSSLADAFDGKSQNGLHMKFILPENSRSVGVTSVAQVTSRNGKVSSMGGIQYYPLAEQNKGSINSFAKDNKIVPRGMFVTTYKTGSNPPVTKIWSSDSEMPNLNPWLFNPPIVSLRGMFPDFLELHNMATPWPLRHIRKAPNYNLWRYPIYDPFRNIW encoded by the exons ATGACGAATATATCcagttcaatattaattttaatcactattttatttaaatcatcgCTTGCAG ATGCTTTTGATGGAAAATCTCAAAATGGTcttcatatgaaatttatactaCCAGAAAATTCTAGAAGCGTTGGTGTTACCAGCGTAGCTCAAGTGACGTCACGAAATGGCAAAGTGTCATCCATGGGTGGCATACAATATTATCCCCTTGCCGAACAAAACAAAGGATCTATAAATAGTTTTGCTaaagacaataaaattgtaccaCGTGGCATGTTTGTTACTACTTACAAAACTGGTTCTAACCCGCCAGTCACAAAAATTTGGAGCTCAGATTCTGAAATGCCGAATTTAAATCCATGGTTATTCAATCCTCCCATAGTGTCTTTAAGGGGAATGTTTCCCGATTTCTTGGAATTACATAATATGGCAACACCTTGGCCCTTAAGGCATATTCGTAAAGCGCCAAACTATAACTTATGGAGGTATCCCATTTACGACCCTTTTAGGAATATTTGGTAA
- the LOC119829240 gene encoding uncharacterized protein LOC119829240, which produces MISKLTVLLAALAVSNAVPVWMANPYYSGMFLRHPQPPSIAFGIGSGFSSDFGGIKHTSSYGHSFQTGNAQAYGGGSGTADGNTFARGVGYAQTFPQTNLKPQYQYRHPVPQDFQQASAVTFNSGGRSFNSASAQSFGNFASAVSSAQSVDGIGSAVSAVQHNGQSQSAISSVNSLGRNGLDSTIATTNSNGHGFGSAITRADISGGYQSAISSTQGHGNFNNYGQGAVAQNVNGYRTSNAYNVNQGSIQNSVAINGPGIQVAQTYSNNNGYY; this is translated from the coding sequence CTAATCCTTACTATTCTGGAATGTTCTTAAGACATCCCCAGCCTCCTAGTATAGCATTCGGTATCGGCAGTGGCTTCAGCAGCGACTTTGGGGGCATCAAACACACAAGTAGCTATGGACATTCGTTCCAAACTGGAAACGCGCAAGCTTACGGCGGAGGATCTGGAACAGCCGATGGGAATACCTTCGCTCGTGGTGTGGGATACGCTCAAACATTCCCTCAAACAAACTTGAAACCCCAATATCAATATAGACATCCTGTACCTCAAGACTTCCAGCAAGCTTCAGCAGTTACATTCAACTCAGGAGGAAGGTCGTTTAACTCTGCTTCGGCTCAAAGCTTCGGCAACTTTGCATCAGCTGTATCCTCAGCTCAATCTGTAGACGGAATAGGTTCAGCTGTGAGTGCTGTACAGCATAATGGGCAGTCCCAATCGGCGATTTCGTCCGTAAACAGCCTTGGACGAAATGGCCTTGACTCTACTATAGCGACAACAAATAGCAATGGTCATGGTTTTGGTTCAGCAATTACTAGAGCAGATATTTCAGGAGGCTACCAATCTGCTATTTCTTCAACACAAGGACAcggtaattttaataattacggACAAGGAGCTGTAGCTCAGAATGTCAATGGATACAGAACTAGCAATGCATATAATGTTAACCAAGGTTCAATTCAAAACAGTGTTGCCATAAATGGACCGGGAATACAAGTCGCGCAGacttattctaataataacggttattattaa